The sequence ttcaatgcataggacgctagtcttacaagccgtttgtcatatgttcgagcatcCCCCTAGtatgattcttagtgtcagtaggatcgtagaacTAGGCTTCgtaggctgcgaagtctgttgaaaggtcaaattctacaaaaggaatttaatgccaagactttgccctGGTAACCTTGTTGACTATTTCCCTTATGGTCAGGCCCGATTTTTACAACATATCGAATAGACTGTTAATTCACGTTAATATACAAAAATGTcaactttctcgaacaatttttttcgaaaacgatAAAAGAAATGGTTTGTTTATAATCCATTTTAGTATTACTCTCGCTCAGTGAAACATCCCCACAGTTTCAATACCACAGTATATACCAATacaaataatttgaataatttgatcGTTGATTTCAACTCTAACGATGAATGCAACCCTAATGAAATTGATTGTATCATAGAGAACACCTGCCGCTTAATCTAATTGAGTTATAGCTGTATTTGAGTTAGTCATACATTTTTTCGGTACTAACATATGAAAAGGGCATATCagcaaaatgtaaacaaatcggtttttgtcgtgaatacgacgggCGCCATTTCAAAATTAGACATATGGaagacttaatcgtgaatatctcgacttgtattaatggcagaaacataattctttcactatttcatcaaaaatatgatcaggaatttcggataatattttgaacagtgtgagagaaccacaaacaactcaaaaattaagttttctgaaattttaaaaaacaacgcggaaaatcgTTACTTTTGCTTTGGTTTGACGACGATTTTGATGTAGTCagtcaactgaacgttataaaaggggaatcgtggtcgaaaatcgatcatttcagcGGCATCAGAGAGTGCacattctgcgtggttaaaaacctcaaacgctcaggtcgtagttctcatttgccttccggtcgtcaaggcgagaagacgcattaaagcagtttcgcatcatttggcactgcgagcggatgtgttgcggtttgtacgcaaagctagtttcaaatcaaacaagaacgattgcatcatgtaacacagcttctggtcgtttgcattggcgaggaagaaaacgaaaagtggacaacattgtataaaatcagccgttctaaaggCTCTAAATGttctctaaagaactattaagattacttctttgcaaatcgaaggtaaaaatcatcagtttagtgaaaatccaaaataatttgatttgcatcGTGAGCTTtttgctgtgcgaaaatcgttcgagaaaaacgttccgaactgtgctataTATCGtatagaattccacaatttggtgctTTTAAAAGGTAGAAATGAatcgtgtacagcatcttgatagattctttcaatgaaatatgcaaatccgaaatgagataatcgacgtcaaaagtttcacagttcacacaatcgatcagctatcaattcgaattcgcaagtataaagaaatcgtgtcagtttcattcgtattcacgacatccagttatgtctctgacattacacatccgtacttttatttgtttcagAACGATACGCATGTTCTCATATAGTACATcaggcatatatatatatatatatatatatatatatatatatatatatatatatatatatatatatatatatatatatatatatatatatatatatatatatatatatatatatatatatatatacatatatatagatAAGTTTCACTAACATCACAAAATCGTGAAACttctaaataaatttaaatatgcAACGAATTTGCGTTAGGCCATTATTGAACAGTAGGCGTAACGTCAAGACAGCAGGCTATGTTGATAGAccctttttctgaaaaatttacAGTTTTATATTTTTCCTAACGTTCTCAgttatatttgaatttaaaagtgaaaaattgatcaggatattttaaaatttgactgTGAGCATGGATTTCGCCATTGATCTGTTCGTAATAAGCGTTACATTAAATTTGATCTCTTTTGGTGttctatattttaaattttcagatGCAGCTCAGCACCTCGAAGAACGAGAAAAAATCGTTAGTGAGTGCGGTTCAAAGAGTGCAAGTGATAACACAGAGTTTCACAATTTAATACCGACGCCAACAGTAATTCGTTACGAAGAAGGTCCGTGGATTGAACACGAAAACGTAAACTGTTCAAATTTAACGAGTACCTTCAAGTTATCTTTCAACAACATACGTGCttctaccaaatacaaattatttgtatttgcttctACTGCAAAAGTATTTGACAATCCGTCCACTGTTTCATTAAATCTATCAAATCCAATAGTTGTAACTGAACCGTTGGATTTATCAGTCAATCACGGTGATTCAAACTTGGAACCATGCGCTGCTCTTGATTTGGTAATACACGATCCTGCCAAATTCAACACAGATACaactatttcaacaaataacGGGCCTATAAACCTTGTACTCAAAGAAAAGCTTATCAACTCCAAAGAACTACAGCAGAAATTAACGCAGGACGACCAAGTAAAATTGTGCTGCACAGAGGTAATATGATGAATGAGTATTCAATAAAAATGCAagtaatagggtaacagaggtattttggcccacttcaggattgattttatttttgcccactttaaaaaaatatccaccaaatattgtaatatctttaaaaaccccttccgcaataggtaatttaatgtgattagcttcaaattgatgtaaaatgagttacttaacatcgataaaatccgatgaaatcgataaagtttgttaggtgggccaaaatatatgaagtggccaaaatacctctgttaccctagtgaTAAAATGATCATTATGGAACAGATTTTGAATTGCTACCCCTTGAGAATGAGGAACAAGACAAACAAGAGGTAGATACAGGAGACGCTACTCTCATGAATAACTTTTCCATTAATGAGTATTTTGAACCGTATCATAACCACGCATTAATTGGAGATCAAGAGGAGGATAGCGATTCTGATGATGAAATTCCTCACGGTAAAAAACTAtgcaataatttcaataaaaataaaaattttaatgggAAATTATTAATTTAGTAATGGCTCGCAGAAAGCGAAAGATAGAGATCCTAGATAATGCTTCAGTTGTTCCGGGACCTTCGAAAGACCATTCTGATAATTTttcctgtaaaatctaatatttTACAATAAAATTTCTGATGATTCACTATAGACACCTGTGTTCCTATAGTCGAAGACGATATAGTTTTTGaagaattggaaaaaagtgaAGAATTGAAACGTCGCACGAGATGCTGTGAATTTGCGGAAAGAAAAGCATTAAAGGAAAAGGGGCTATCGTACACTCGAATTAATGGAGAACACGTCCCAGCACGAGAAACTCGAGCTCCTTGTAGCTGTCCACGTCAGTGTGGTTTGAAGTAtgatgaaaatttacgtaaaaagTTACTAACGAATCTTCTGAAGCTAACATCTTCTGCACAAAACCAGTTTCTTAGTAACCACATCGAAATGTCGAAAGCCATTATTTAACTATTTCTCTTTTAGGTAATTAACTCAAGGAGAGGCTATTCGCACCAGTATTGCCTACCTGGATACAGTGAAAGAGTCCACGTGTGCAAAAAATGTTCTTGGCGACGTTTGATATTAAAGAGAAGAAAGTACGAGTTTTAACTACGAAGTTTGAAGAAGATGGAGTTTCCGGTGATGATAAACGATTAAATAATTGCAATAAGAATCCGGTTAGCGAAGATACTCTCCAGTATATAGAATCCCACATTATGTCTTTTCCAGCATACACGTCGCATTACAGCAGAGAAAAATCCTCTAAGCTGTACTTGTCGAGCGATCTCAATGTTGCGAAAATGTATGATATGTTCAAAGCGAAATGTGTCACTGATCAAATAGAGCCCGTCCACTACAACACGTAcagattgattttcaaaaaattaaattttagtttCCGGAAACCGAAAAACGATACCTGCGGAGAATGtgataaatataatataatgttgaAGGTCGCAGAAAACGAATCAAAAAGATTGGAGATTCAAAATTGGCAAAAAACTCATCAATAACGCGCAATGCTCGTTTACAAGTGCAAAAAAACAGATGTGGCAGCAGCTAAAACTGATCATTCTATTCGAACAATTTCATTCGACTTGCAAAAATGTTTACCTACACCATTCTTACTGTGTGGACAAGATTTTTATTCTCGCCAACTCTATACTCTCAACTATATTTAGCACACATCGTGGGAAAAATAAAGCTACATGTTACCTTTGGAACGAATCTATTACCAGAAGAGGCTCACAAGAAATCGGATCGTGCTTGATATATAACATTCAAAACCAAAGCAAACACGAATTGTAAAATGGAGTAGACCAGCCTACTacagaaataaatttatatttcgaTAGATTTAGTGGTCATAATCACAACTTTGTCGTATGTATTCACGTTTCTGACTGAGCAATTCTACCGCTCAGATAAAGAAATAGCCATTCGTCATAAATTCATGGTATCCGGTCACTCCCATATGGAAGTCGATTCTGTCCATGCAGCAATAGAAAGAGCTAAAAAAAGAAATACGATGAATATAGAAACGCCAAGAGATTGGGCCGTATTTATTTCACAAATTAAGCGAAAAGTTCCCTTCGAAGTTATAGAACTCGAGCATTCGCAATTCCTGGGACTGAAATCCCTTTACCAACGTTATCATCGGCCAAAACAAAACATGAACGGCAAACCATTGAAGTTCAAAGACATCTTCCTGTTTGAGTATCGTAGTACTTCTCCAGGACATGTGTACTACAAAACGAACGTGCAAGTCGATGATTATGACGTTTTTGTACGTGAACATTTTTCGGAATAAAAGTCTTTCTTTGCCAGTACTCAATCCTATTGCGAATGAACCAATACCTCTGTCACATGAAAAGCTAGTTGACTTGAAAAATCTTATGCCATATATACAAAACAAACAATACTATGCAACATTgcttaaaaatttagttgctcCAAAGCGTGGAAGACAGAAGAAGAACCAGGAGCTGGATCATTTCGATGCGGATTTAGATCCTGCAAGCGACGATGGTGAAGCTGATTATCTCGAATAGTGTTTGCATACTGTTCCATCCGGTGCTCTTCACAATGtatcaacaacaacagcattagTCATCTATATTAAATAGCATTTAAATGAATGCCTGTGAAATTCAACTTCAAATTTCTCGAAACGTGACATTTTGACTTATGCCCTTTTCACATGTTGGTACCGTTTTCTTATAATTAggctctgacagctcacttacaaccacaaatgcaaatgagattggtttgttttcatcaggaaacgcgtGCATGAAACAcctttcagacgatcaatcaacttccgtcgacgtccagataatttttaatattttttttagccgaatattgctcacgtatccgacgtttaaatgttccgtgaacttgacgtagtgtccatTCATATGAATTACTTACAATTAaggttgttgttccgtaatcgttccatgcaggtgatagtcacttgatgctgcgtgtgaatcacttttacattttgttttgttttcatcaggaaacgtattggccacccatttttcagtagttcatttttcaccgggcgtAGAAACCTTAATATATTCACTTTACAGAAATTACAAACCTCAGTAGTTTATTGTACCGGTGAGCGCAGACTATCTGATAAGTTGGCACTCAGCAAGCGattatattttgttggtcgttgagcgtttgttgaacgGCATACTGCACAAAATAATCGTTCAGTTTGtttgaacggtttgttgttgtttttactcttATAAAAATAGTGTGGAAATTGGGTGTTATCTTCATATGAAAAGAATGAGGATCGAAAATCGATCAGTGgatacattttcaaagtttttggaTGTACTGTATTATGGAGTAGCAAGAAGCAATCCACGGTTTCATTGTCATCAAGTGAAGCCGAGTACGTTGCTCTTAGTGCGGCGGCAGCAGTCTGTCTGGATACCTGGTATTTTGGTTGATCTACAGGAAGTTCGTGACGATGCTGTAACGATCTATAAAGATAATCAAGGATGCGTGTGTAtggcgaaaaatttgaaaaataaaagaacgcagagaaaaaattgttaaaataactCAATTTTGGTTTCATACTacgaaatttttattgaaatagtgacaaaagaaaatctgatttgatatagtaaatattgctgcttgaaactacaaaacatgataattaATAATTCTCAGtgaattagtttgtttcaatcaagatttttataaacataacaaatatttacttgtgcgttcctgtcaattttttgacaaactatttcacagtaaattcaatttgaaaatttgttttcacaTCAACTAACTATGTATCAAGTTAATAAAAGTAGCGCTTTAAATTTACAAACATTTTAGTGGAAATAAATTAACTTGAATGTAGTTATATCAACTAACGCTTTTATTTGTTATAATCATAcattttggtttgttttcaggaataaaattctcagtaactggtaatgttaaaacgtaatcgcttgaaaaaatgtagaaacttgcaacacaagttgataaatGTTTGTCTATGAAtaacataaccttggttactgcatattgatGTCATGAGAGATGTAGAATTCTCTATTTGTTGTAAATTACAACTGTTTCAGAATATCGAATTTCAGAATATGATAAGCATGATGGAAAAATACCTTTTGACAGTGTTGTCTTCAAGATCTCGCATGGCGATCAACAATAACGGCGGACATAGTTCGTCCTTTTCCAGGCCAGCCTTACAACTTTGTCACCAACCGAtaataattaaacataaagtacaCCAGCGGCATCATACAGCATCGGATTCCAAACACAAGCTAAGCAGTTTACCATGTTCATATAAAGAATCTTTTCTAGAGAATTTAGGGACAAGTGAGGCCTCTGTAAACCTTTTCTTAATTGTAATAAATCTTTTTTAGTCCAACCGTTGAACAGTacagttcagttttttttaaaacaagaTCCGTCGCCGGAACAATTGAACTCAATTAGACGAGAAAATTGCAACAAAAACCACCCTACCACCATCAATTTCTACATAATGTAGACATTGTAACATTGTGAATATAGGGATATCATATAAtgtaaacaatataatttatctCAGTGTAAGTtaacaatttttcaattgatctgGCATCCCTGGTTTCAAGCTGCTGTCAAATCCTGTCAAATCCatacatttgacagcagttagcatTGAAAGTGGGATAGATTGAGCTACAAACAAAAACGCCATTATTAGGGTTTGTGATTAAATAATTCgtatgattttcagtttatcgaATATCTTATTATTCATCTATAGAATTACAGTAAAAGATGTCCTCGCCGGCCGATCGTCGTTATCCGTTTGACTCGCCTGAAAATAAAGACGGAGCACCACTTTATAATAGCACCGATGGGTTTCTTCCACTTGGGTTCAGTACGCCTCAACATCGAAGCATAGTGCAAAACAACACTTACAGCCGTAACTACTATTCGGCTCAGCCAAAGTATATGCTACCTCGACCAAGAGGACATCAGAATCGAGGTCGCCATCATAAACAGAGTGGTGGAGATGCTCCTCCAGGGAATTCCTCCCCTGGTAGTGAGGAAGGCCCAAGCATCGGCCCACAGGAACGAAAACATCATTGGCAAGGAAATTTTAGCAACTATAATAAGCAATATAACCAACGACGGCCGCGCTTTGGATTTGGGCACCATCACCAAGTAATGAATTAATTTATTCTACAGTAGCTAGTATTTAATTTGGTTTATTCCAGAGCAAAGAGAACAGATATGACATAAAGGACTACTTTCATCCTTCAATGCTTGAAAATCCGTGGGAACATCTAGAAAACAAGAATCAGCAAGATAAGATTGGAAAAGGTAATAATTTCAGTGATGTCGAAGAAGGTGGCGGAGACGATGGCAGTAGTGGAACTGGTGAAGACTAATAGCTGAATTTACATTCATTTCGATTGGTGGTTGTATATGCATGTTCGAGTGAGTGAATGATTATAacagatttttttattattaagctTAGCTTTAAATTTCGGatatttttcattcaatttggAAATATATCTATTTAAAAATGAAAGCTAAAGATTTACTCTACTTATTCCGATTagaatttttaagggttttcttGAATGCACTATGTAcaattttgagaaaaagttAGCTACGCGTCAATAAAGCTAGTATTACGTCAATAAAGCTAGTATCATGTCAATAAAAGGATACAACACTATTCCATAATACATTGCAAAGAGTTACAGAGCTGTGCATTTGCAATCGAGTTTTGTTTATGAATTAACAATTAGTTTTCTAAAGCTTTGTTTCTTTATGATAGCGAAAAAAGCTGCTTCTGCGTTTCACAACAATGGCCGTTTTCCTAAGTCTGTAAATTGCCCCTTAAAGTATTTAGATTTATGATAAACGATCGTCATACCTAACAACACTCAATTCAAGCATAATTACGAGCGAATAGAAAGAAACAAGTTGGTTATGACTGAGACTTATCTGAATATGTATAAAAGTGGCGTAATTCTTTCACACAATTTTCGCTTGAGACACACTAAGTAAATCTTTGAGTTCTCTTCCTAATTTCTGGCGAAAGCATGAcgctttggtattacattccttttgtggaatttggcctttttgttccaacagacttcgcagtcgaatcatagcatacagaaccattgcatgactggtactacgatcctactgacaataagaatccttcctggtcgggaaacatacgacaactggctagtaagcccagtgccctatgcattgaaccgccaacccgagcgAGCACACGTTGTAAATATCAGTTTGACACTAACTGAATGAAAAAGTATTTTAAATACCGCGTCATTACACATTTACAGTTAATGAGGTGGAATTAACGAGAGCAACAAAAACTACCTCGCCGCAGAACTGTACACGATTAGATTGTCGTTCTACCTAATGAACCAGTTGAATATTGTGAGATCGCCGAGATTTTTacttaaattcatatgaaaggtcttactttaccaacgctattgaattttattcggatccgacttccagctccggaattacatggtaatatgggtgaaaaaaatcaaatctccGGTGaatgaccaaaatggttaaagccggggtaaaataaatgatataaaaaaaatcgaaaacatacactcaattttctcaaagatgactgaaccgattttaacaaaccttaTATTCACATAAAAGTCCTCATAATCCCATAGAACGCTATTGAGTTCTGTattgatacgacttccggttccgataaaGTATATCTTTGCTTTGACACTAAGAGATTTGTTCAAAAATGCTGTTATAGCGACACGAAAACTCGAACCGAATGCACCTTAAGGTCTATTTCGAACAGAGATAGCAGATCTCACCCTTAAAAaatagttttcgtatatgagattattattggagctgagatgaatgggggtgtCATTACTGTACATTGCGACGTAAAACGAATAAAGTGCTTTCAGCTAGATATATAATTCTTGCATTGTGTGTGTTTTGCTAgatgatgaaaatttgatttacggtataccggttcccagttgCCGATTTgatcgtcaaaaggtgagataactaaatGCTCtcgagttcctatctcatgcctcaccgtgtgtctatgatgacatttggtaacTAGAATGGCGtccactgggtgctatcgccttctgcgttagtagcagaatgaaagggtgtgaattgaattgtatgtaataattcattgaaaacgcaaaaattattaaaaattcttaaaatagGTCAAGTACTAAGCCTTGACGTCCTATTGCTTGAGTGTATTTAAACCCTTAATGTGACTTTTGTCAacttgttttcatgaaaaccgTTTGCAGCATTCCATGCAACtcataaattagcattttgcataTCATCCTAGTGATATCTGCCGATGGAACTGGAAGGAATCAAGTTTAGCGAAACCACGTCTTACCTTTACAGCGGCTTGTAGTAAAAGAGGTCGATGTCAGTTGTTGCTTGTCCTGGTTCGTGGTCAAGGATTACTGCGCCAAATATTGGTAGACGCACGTGCTAACGCTGACGTAGCTGTCAAGTACAAAACCGTTCAGCCCAAGTCCCTACTAGGCCGCCATGTTTtgtgaccatcatcttttccgtAAACACGAAAACAACAAAGAAGTATATAAGTTcgttgttgctaaatatctgtgatatttagctgtgaaagttgattttttttatgtttgattataaatgtgatatcgttatgaaacgtgcggtgccaaattgtaatactaactttcacaatcaatgaagtgttgtattttacttcattttgtttagtttgctctcactgacttgctagctttgaagGCCCCGAAAGActgagatgttggttacgatagcactagctggagcgccttattgttgccaccgggctggttcAGACACACTGATTATTTTTATAATGTTGTCGTGTCCTTCTCCCACAATCCTTTCATAATTATGTGTACCATAAAGCTAAATTCAGACGTTAGAATAGCTTTTTGTGTATAAATAATAACTCTATTCTTATTATAAGTGCGTTAATGCAGAAGCGtcaatagaaaaaatattccgAAGCAGGGTTTCGAACGGTACTGGAGAATAACACGAAACATCAGACAGTCAAACCGcacaaatgacagcagtcgccgATTGTACTTCACCGTGAAGTAGCAGATGAAAAATGTCAAaggtctcatgacattttctctcgtgaatgtcgccgtttgctctcatcgaCAGCTGTTCTACTCCTTTCAATCTGAAAATAGCTAGCCACAATAAACAGTCGCTCCTTCCCaattcaacaactttcgagagacAGTCGCCAACAAGGTTCAACTTTGAAACTCGTTTTATGTCGATTCTCATGAGCTGTAGGGGGGCATGCACAAGAACGTCTTGCTTCCCATTGCAGacggtttttaccttttttctgtATCCTTACGTGTTGTGTTTCTCTGCACTCCCGTTGAAAGGGAGC comes from Malaya genurostris strain Urasoe2022 chromosome 3, Malgen_1.1, whole genome shotgun sequence and encodes:
- the LOC131436347 gene encoding uncharacterized protein LOC131436347, translating into MSSPADRRYPFDSPENKDGAPLYNSTDGFLPLGFSTPQHRSIVQNNTYSRNYYSAQPKYMLPRPRGHQNRGRHHKQSGGDAPPGNSSPGSEEGPSIGPQERKHHWQGNFSNYNKQYNQRRPRFGFGHHHQSKENRYDIKDYFHPSMLENPWEHLENKNQQDKIGKGNNFSDVEEGGGDDGSSGTGED